In Synechococcus sp. UW69, a single genomic region encodes these proteins:
- the psaM gene encoding photosystem I reaction center subunit XII, which yields METLLSAPEVFIALVVAAHAAVLALRLSISLYEA from the coding sequence ATGGAAACCCTTCTCTCTGCACCTGAGGTGTTCATTGCCCTCGTGGTGGCTGCCCATGCCGCTGTTCTGGCCCTGCGTCTCTCCATCAGCCTCTACGAAGCCTGA
- a CDS encoding CRR6 family NdhI maturation factor yields the protein MDSVLIDAPAIRSLDLRPLEIWSDQPLNTLLGQGPVLELRFDWPRAQDDPRELPECPEPRLWALRADARFPWLPLLLERDQGSLIRHVALVVPHSFSRSEGLRFDPEALELWVTHRLMLLDDLCQQQLGRPMRGNLSQMAAALGYELDAGFWSLLN from the coding sequence ATGGATTCGGTTCTGATCGATGCCCCTGCAATCCGGTCGTTGGATCTGCGGCCGCTGGAGATCTGGAGCGATCAGCCGCTGAACACACTGCTCGGCCAAGGGCCAGTGCTCGAGCTCCGTTTCGACTGGCCCCGAGCCCAGGATGACCCGCGCGAACTACCGGAATGTCCGGAACCTCGCCTCTGGGCCCTGCGGGCGGATGCACGGTTCCCTTGGCTGCCACTGTTGCTTGAACGCGACCAGGGCAGCCTGATCCGCCATGTCGCCCTGGTGGTGCCCCACAGTTTCAGCCGCAGCGAAGGCCTGCGTTTTGATCCTGAGGCCTTGGAGCTCTGGGTGACGCATCGCTTGATGCTGCTGGACGACCTCTGCCAACAGCAGCTGGGACGGCCGATGCGAGGCAACCTCTCCCAGATGGCCGCAGCCCTGGGTTATGAGCTCGATGCAGGGTTCTGGTCATTACTGAACTGA
- a CDS encoding sulfite exporter TauE/SafE family protein, with amino-acid sequence MVPWWDVPILIALGLLAGGLAGLLGIGGGLIFAPLLLWLDLPPHQALATSSFAIVPTALAGTITHLRQGRVPTRPGLAIGLAAFGSALLFGGLAGFAAGWMLLAMQTLMYIVLAFCVRERAEEDASEDVDDSSAPQLAGVGCIAGWTAGMLGLGGGLVMVPLMSGPLSVPIHQAVRLSTVAVLCSASAASLQFLHEGRGVPLMGLLLGGVAAIAAQWAASRLDQFDAALLVRCLKALAIILAIDSSRRALQLLLS; translated from the coding sequence ATGGTGCCCTGGTGGGATGTGCCGATCTTGATTGCCCTCGGTCTGCTGGCGGGGGGGCTGGCCGGCCTGCTGGGCATTGGCGGCGGGTTGATCTTTGCGCCGCTCCTGCTTTGGCTCGATCTCCCGCCCCATCAGGCCCTGGCCACGAGCAGTTTCGCCATTGTGCCCACGGCGCTGGCGGGCACCATCACTCACCTGCGCCAAGGGCGGGTACCGACACGGCCCGGGCTCGCCATCGGCTTGGCGGCCTTTGGCTCGGCCCTGTTGTTCGGTGGCCTGGCTGGCTTTGCGGCGGGATGGATGCTGTTGGCGATGCAGACATTGATGTACATCGTGCTGGCGTTCTGCGTTCGGGAACGGGCCGAGGAAGATGCAAGCGAGGACGTCGATGACAGCAGCGCACCGCAGTTGGCTGGTGTGGGTTGCATCGCCGGCTGGACCGCCGGGATGTTGGGCCTAGGCGGGGGGCTGGTGATGGTGCCGCTGATGAGCGGTCCGTTATCCGTGCCGATTCATCAGGCTGTGCGGCTCAGCACGGTAGCGGTGCTCTGTTCAGCCAGCGCAGCGTCTCTGCAGTTCCTGCATGAGGGCCGCGGGGTTCCTCTGATGGGGTTGCTGCTGGGTGGGGTGGCGGCCATTGCCGCCCAATGGGCAGCCAGCCGTCTCGATCAATTTGACGCAGCTCTTTTGGTTCGCTGCCTGAAGGCTCTCGCCATCATCCTGGCGATCGACAGCTCAAGGCGGGCCCTGCAGCTCTTGCTGAGCTGA
- a CDS encoding lipoate--protein ligase family protein: protein MLPSSMPATGRLLPTQQADGHTQMALDAWLLKRSNGPALRFYRWDGPWLSLGRHQRQWPEHWNDLARRGRLSLVRRPSGGRAVLHAGGLTYALIWPDAPRRRQEAYRQACQWLVDGFKGLGLPLHFGSDPAGAEASNCFASATVADLVDGSGVKRVGSAQRWQNGRLLQHGEILLDPPADLWSEVFGEAAPAVAPTQISRLDLDQQLRQSMIQSWPDFCWQMQPLNTKEVQELDDELASWSEL, encoded by the coding sequence ATGCTTCCTTCCAGCATGCCCGCAACCGGGCGCCTGCTTCCCACCCAGCAAGCAGATGGACACACCCAGATGGCCTTGGATGCCTGGCTTCTGAAGCGGAGCAATGGTCCGGCGCTGCGTTTTTACCGCTGGGATGGGCCCTGGCTCTCACTTGGACGCCATCAACGCCAATGGCCTGAGCACTGGAATGATTTAGCCCGTCGCGGCCGCCTCAGCCTGGTGCGACGTCCCAGCGGCGGTCGGGCAGTGCTCCATGCCGGCGGTCTCACCTACGCCTTGATCTGGCCTGATGCACCACGACGTCGCCAGGAGGCCTACCGCCAGGCCTGTCAGTGGTTGGTTGATGGCTTCAAGGGACTCGGTCTTCCGCTGCACTTCGGATCAGACCCGGCTGGAGCCGAAGCCAGCAACTGTTTCGCCAGTGCAACGGTGGCCGACCTGGTGGATGGATCCGGAGTCAAACGGGTCGGCAGCGCCCAGCGCTGGCAGAACGGTCGTCTGCTTCAGCACGGAGAAATCCTGCTGGATCCGCCCGCCGACCTTTGGTCCGAGGTGTTTGGGGAAGCGGCACCGGCAGTAGCCCCGACGCAGATCAGCCGACTGGATCTGGATCAGCAGCTGCGCCAGAGCATGATTCAGTCGTGGCCTGACTTCTGTTGGCAAATGCAGCCCCTGAACACCAAAGAAGTTCAGGAGTTGGACGACGAACTGGCGTCCTGGTCGGAGCTCTGA
- a CDS encoding site-2 protease family protein, translating to MGEGWQLLKIGGIPLRLQPSWLFAVAIFTTLFQSRYAATTSGTASWGLAFLTTLLLFSSVLLHELGHALMALREGVKVLSITLFHLGGIARVEKECPTAMGNLRIAAAGPIVSLLLAFGMLVGAAALSDTQPLATQLLSQVGLLNLMLGLFNLLPGLPLDGGLILKALVWQISGSQQKGVQVASASGRALSILMILMGGVLLWQGWGINGILLMLIGWFGLSANRSQTQMLQLQNVLRELKVEAAAGRRFRVLEADQTLRRLSQLRLTASEGEGPANWVLVCKSGRWVGWIDDQPLKLLPVQQWDQQRLEDHLRPLSQLPSIVCSASLVEAVPAVEKASQGRLLVMSAAGLPSGTLDRMDVGDAVLKRLGVSLPSAILEEARKRNGYPLGLAMLPQMVQTMQAQSSDQDASSSSNS from the coding sequence GTGGGAGAGGGCTGGCAGTTGCTCAAGATCGGCGGAATTCCACTGCGGCTCCAGCCCAGCTGGTTGTTCGCTGTGGCGATCTTCACCACGTTGTTCCAATCTCGATATGCCGCCACGACCTCGGGAACAGCCAGCTGGGGTCTGGCTTTTCTAACAACCTTGCTGCTGTTTAGCTCCGTTCTGCTGCATGAGCTGGGTCATGCCCTGATGGCCCTGCGGGAAGGGGTGAAGGTCTTGAGCATCACCCTGTTTCATCTGGGCGGTATCGCCCGGGTTGAGAAGGAATGCCCCACAGCGATGGGGAATCTGCGCATTGCTGCTGCTGGCCCGATTGTCAGCCTTTTGCTGGCCTTCGGGATGCTGGTGGGTGCTGCAGCTCTCTCAGACACCCAGCCCTTGGCGACGCAGCTGTTGAGCCAGGTGGGGTTGCTCAACTTGATGCTGGGTCTGTTCAATCTCCTGCCAGGTCTTCCTCTCGATGGCGGGCTGATCCTGAAGGCCCTGGTCTGGCAGATCAGTGGCAGTCAGCAGAAGGGCGTTCAGGTGGCGTCGGCGTCCGGTCGTGCGTTGTCGATTTTGATGATTCTGATGGGCGGTGTCCTGCTCTGGCAGGGCTGGGGGATCAACGGGATCCTGTTGATGTTGATCGGCTGGTTCGGGCTGAGTGCCAACCGCAGTCAGACCCAGATGCTGCAGTTGCAGAACGTGCTGCGGGAGTTGAAGGTGGAGGCCGCAGCGGGCCGACGCTTTCGCGTGCTGGAGGCGGATCAGACGTTGCGGCGCCTCAGCCAGCTGCGGCTAACCGCCAGCGAGGGGGAGGGACCCGCCAATTGGGTGCTCGTCTGCAAGAGCGGTCGTTGGGTGGGCTGGATTGACGATCAGCCATTGAAGCTCTTGCCGGTGCAGCAATGGGACCAGCAGCGACTCGAGGATCATCTGCGCCCCCTCTCTCAACTGCCCTCAATCGTGTGTTCCGCCTCTCTGGTGGAAGCGGTGCCGGCCGTTGAGAAGGCATCCCAGGGACGCCTTCTGGTGATGAGTGCTGCGGGGCTTCCCTCCGGCACTCTCGATCGTATGGATGTGGGGGATGCGGTGCTGAAGCGTCTTGGGGTGAGCCTCCCCTCCGCGATCCTTGAGGAGGCGCGCAAGCGCAATGGCTATCCCCTGGGGCTGGCGATGCTCCCTCAAATGGTCCAGACGATGCAGGCTCAGAGCTCCGACCAGGACGCCAGTTCGTCGTCCAACTCCTGA
- a CDS encoding phosphoribosylanthranilate isomerase produces MQPLRDPRPTPDLKICGITDLEQALAIARMGVQAIGVIGVEDTPRYVEPSQRRALFSVLEQQHPPLHRVWVVADPDDAALEEALSGAGQPSVVQLHGSESSDRCRILKQRYPQQQWWKALRVREPDDLKQLEHYDTHVDALLLDAWSSDQLGGTGHRLPLDWLSETELSVPWWLAGGVSAEWVPELLSRVNPQGLDASSRLEERPGWKNLDKVQALVEAVHQG; encoded by the coding sequence ATGCAGCCCTTGCGTGATCCCCGCCCCACTCCAGACCTCAAGATCTGTGGGATCACCGACCTTGAGCAAGCACTCGCCATTGCGCGCATGGGCGTACAGGCGATTGGCGTGATCGGCGTTGAAGACACGCCGCGCTACGTCGAACCATCCCAACGCAGGGCCTTGTTCAGTGTGCTCGAGCAGCAGCATCCGCCACTGCATCGGGTTTGGGTTGTCGCAGATCCCGACGATGCGGCTCTTGAGGAAGCGCTGAGCGGTGCAGGCCAGCCCTCCGTGGTGCAGCTCCACGGCAGCGAATCAAGCGATCGCTGCCGGATCTTGAAACAGCGCTATCCCCAGCAGCAGTGGTGGAAAGCGTTGCGGGTGCGCGAGCCCGACGATCTCAAGCAGCTCGAGCACTACGACACCCATGTGGACGCCTTGCTCCTCGATGCCTGGAGCTCCGATCAACTGGGCGGCACCGGCCACCGGTTGCCCCTCGATTGGCTCAGTGAGACCGAGCTATCAGTGCCGTGGTGGTTGGCCGGGGGCGTGAGTGCGGAGTGGGTTCCAGAACTGCTCAGCAGAGTGAACCCTCAAGGTCTGGATGCCTCGAGCCGACTCGAAGAACGACCTGGATGGAAAAACCTCGACAAGGTTCAGGCCCTTGTCGAGGCAGTACATCAGGGTTGA
- the folE gene encoding GTP cyclohydrolase I, with amino-acid sequence MTTTVPFVSNGVSNGVSNGNGNKLLKPQVSARIRERLVESGVSFLANDNIADHLHPGELDQLQVEVADKVRDLLRSLVIDIDNDHNTHETAERVAKMYLQEVFKGRYHQQPKVASFPNVKQLDEIYTVGPITVRSACSHHLVPIMGNCWIGIKPGARVIGLSKFTRVADWVFSRPHIQEEAVMILADEIEKLCEPQGLGIIIKAQHYCMKWRGVKEPQTSMVNSVVRGDFRHDPSLKQEFFELVRQQEALLSN; translated from the coding sequence ATGACCACTACAGTCCCTTTCGTTTCCAACGGCGTTTCCAACGGCGTTTCCAACGGCAACGGCAACAAGCTCTTAAAGCCCCAGGTCTCAGCCCGTATTCGTGAACGGTTGGTCGAATCTGGTGTTTCCTTCTTGGCCAACGACAACATTGCTGATCACCTCCACCCCGGAGAACTGGATCAGTTGCAGGTTGAAGTTGCAGACAAGGTTCGCGACCTGCTGCGCAGCTTGGTGATCGATATCGATAACGATCACAACACCCATGAGACGGCCGAGCGGGTCGCCAAGATGTACCTGCAGGAAGTGTTCAAAGGGCGCTACCACCAGCAACCCAAAGTGGCCAGCTTCCCCAATGTGAAGCAGTTGGATGAGATCTACACCGTTGGTCCGATCACGGTGCGCTCCGCCTGTTCCCATCATCTTGTGCCGATCATGGGCAACTGCTGGATCGGGATCAAGCCTGGAGCTCGGGTGATCGGTCTTTCCAAGTTCACGCGTGTCGCCGACTGGGTGTTTTCTCGCCCGCACATCCAGGAGGAAGCGGTGATGATCCTTGCCGATGAAATTGAGAAGCTCTGCGAGCCTCAGGGGCTTGGCATCATCATCAAGGCTCAGCACTACTGCATGAAATGGCGTGGTGTGAAGGAGCCCCAAACCAGCATGGTGAACTCGGTGGTGCGCGGTGATTTCCGCCACGATCCAAGCCTCAAGCAGGAGTTCTTCGAGCTAGTGCGTCAGCAAGAAGCGCTGCTCAGCAACTGA
- a CDS encoding SDR family oxidoreductase, which produces MPTALITGASRGIGRRTAELLAQQGWDLLLTARSADQLDQLAAQLSEQGVSVASAAIDLTQPDAIALAMADLLQRGATPSVLINNAGAAYTGELLSMPLERWQWLLQLNVTSVMQVCSAVVPSMRENGGLVINISSHAARNAFPQWGAYCVTKAALASFTRCLAEEERGHGIRACTLTLGAVNTPLWDAETVQSDFDRRAMLSVDQAAETLANLAMQPSNQLIEDLTLMPAAGAF; this is translated from the coding sequence TTGCCAACGGCTCTAATTACGGGTGCGAGCCGAGGCATTGGTCGCCGCACAGCCGAACTTCTGGCTCAACAGGGTTGGGACCTTCTGCTGACGGCCCGTAGTGCCGATCAACTTGATCAGCTCGCTGCACAGCTCAGTGAGCAGGGCGTCTCTGTGGCGTCTGCAGCCATTGACCTCACCCAGCCCGATGCGATCGCTTTGGCGATGGCTGATCTATTGCAGCGGGGGGCGACCCCTTCGGTGTTGATCAACAACGCCGGTGCTGCTTACACCGGTGAACTTCTGTCCATGCCGCTGGAGCGTTGGCAATGGCTGCTACAGCTGAATGTCACCAGCGTGATGCAGGTTTGTTCTGCTGTCGTTCCCTCCATGCGTGAGAACGGCGGACTGGTGATCAACATCAGCAGCCATGCGGCCCGCAATGCCTTCCCCCAATGGGGAGCGTATTGCGTGACCAAGGCTGCGTTGGCCAGCTTCACCCGCTGTCTGGCAGAAGAGGAGCGAGGCCATGGCATTCGTGCCTGCACCCTCACCCTCGGAGCCGTCAACACACCGCTTTGGGACGCGGAAACCGTACAAAGCGATTTCGATCGTCGTGCCATGCTCTCTGTCGATCAGGCAGCAGAGACACTGGCGAATCTGGCGATGCAACCCAGCAACCAGTTGATCGAAGACCTCACCCTTATGCCGGCCGCCGGCGCCTTTTAA
- a CDS encoding acetyl-CoA carboxylase carboxyltransferase subunit alpha translates to MPRRPLLEFEKPLVELEQQIEQIRQLARDSEVDVSQQLQQLETLAARRRQEIFQGLTPAQKIQVARHPHRPSTLDFIQMFCDDWVELHGDRRGNDDQALIGGVGRVGDRPIMLIGHQKGRDTKENVARNFGMAAPGGYRKAMRLMDHADRFRLPILTFIDTPGAYAGLEAEEQGQGEAIAVNLREMFRLRVPVIATVIGEGGSGGALGIGVADRLLMFEHSVYTVASPEACASILWRDAAKAPDAAAALRITGRDLLELGVVDEVLEEPSGGNNWAPLEAGAILRAAIDRHLDELLSLSEQELRDARYSKFRAMGRFLEKTSQDVEKAA, encoded by the coding sequence ATGCCCCGTCGCCCCCTGCTTGAGTTCGAAAAACCGCTTGTTGAGCTGGAGCAGCAGATTGAGCAAATCCGCCAGTTGGCCAGGGATTCCGAAGTTGACGTGTCGCAGCAGCTGCAGCAGCTGGAGACCCTCGCAGCCCGTCGGCGTCAGGAGATCTTTCAAGGTCTGACTCCCGCCCAGAAGATTCAGGTCGCCCGCCACCCGCATCGTCCGAGCACGCTGGATTTCATTCAGATGTTCTGTGACGACTGGGTCGAACTGCATGGAGACCGTCGTGGCAATGACGATCAGGCGTTGATTGGCGGCGTTGGACGGGTGGGTGATCGACCGATCATGTTGATCGGCCATCAGAAAGGACGCGACACCAAGGAAAATGTTGCCCGCAATTTCGGGATGGCCGCTCCGGGCGGTTACCGCAAAGCGATGCGGTTGATGGACCACGCCGATCGCTTTCGCTTGCCCATCCTCACTTTCATCGATACTCCTGGCGCCTATGCCGGACTCGAAGCGGAGGAGCAGGGCCAGGGTGAAGCAATCGCAGTCAACCTGCGTGAAATGTTCCGCTTACGCGTTCCGGTGATCGCCACTGTGATCGGCGAAGGCGGTTCCGGCGGTGCGTTGGGGATCGGGGTTGCGGACCGATTGCTGATGTTCGAGCACAGCGTTTACACCGTTGCCAGCCCTGAAGCCTGCGCCTCCATTCTCTGGCGTGATGCAGCGAAGGCGCCGGATGCAGCGGCGGCTTTGCGAATCACCGGCCGCGATTTATTGGAGCTGGGGGTGGTGGATGAGGTTCTCGAGGAGCCATCCGGTGGCAACAACTGGGCACCGTTGGAGGCCGGCGCAATTCTGCGGGCGGCGATTGACCGGCATCTCGATGAATTGTTGAGCCTGTCGGAACAGGAGCTCCGCGATGCCCGCTACTCCAAATTCAGGGCGATGGGGCGCTTTCTCGAAAAAACGTCACAGGATGTCGAGAAAGCGGCTTAA
- a CDS encoding long-chain acyl-[acyl-carrier-protein] reductase, whose translation MFGLIGHSTSFEAARRKAMELGFDHISDGDLDVWCSAPPQLVEHVEVTSPTGTTIEGAYIDSCFVPEMLSRFKTARRKVLNAMELAQKKGINITALGGFTSIIFENFNLLQHQTVRSTTLDWQRFTTGNTHTAWVICRQVENNAPTLGIDLSKAKVAVVGATGDIGSAVCRWLQARTGVEELLLVARQQQPLLDLQQELGGGRILTLDEALPEADVVVWVASMPKTLEIDHNSLKKPCLMIDGGYPKNLDTKVAGGGIHVLKGGIVEFCRDIGWSMMAIAEMEKPQRQMFACFAEAMLLEFERCHTNFSWGRNNITLEKMDFIGAASVRHGFSTLNLHPNLQATAA comes from the coding sequence ATGTTTGGTCTGATCGGACATTCAACGAGTTTTGAGGCCGCTCGCCGCAAGGCAATGGAACTCGGGTTCGATCACATCTCGGATGGTGATCTTGATGTGTGGTGCAGCGCACCTCCGCAGCTTGTGGAGCACGTTGAAGTCACCAGTCCAACGGGCACGACCATCGAGGGTGCCTACATCGATTCCTGCTTTGTGCCCGAGATGTTGAGCCGTTTCAAGACGGCTCGCCGCAAGGTGCTCAACGCGATGGAACTTGCCCAGAAGAAGGGCATCAACATCACCGCCCTGGGCGGTTTTACCTCGATCATTTTTGAGAACTTCAATCTCCTGCAGCACCAGACGGTGCGCAGCACCACCCTGGATTGGCAGCGGTTCACCACCGGGAACACTCACACGGCCTGGGTGATCTGCCGCCAGGTGGAGAACAACGCGCCAACTCTCGGTATCGACCTAAGTAAGGCCAAGGTCGCCGTTGTTGGAGCAACCGGTGACATCGGTTCCGCCGTCTGCCGTTGGCTGCAGGCGCGAACCGGCGTCGAAGAACTGTTACTAGTGGCGCGACAGCAGCAACCGTTGCTGGACCTGCAACAGGAGCTCGGCGGTGGAAGGATCCTGACGCTCGATGAGGCTCTGCCGGAGGCGGATGTGGTCGTCTGGGTGGCAAGCATGCCTAAGACGCTTGAGATCGACCACAACAGCCTGAAGAAGCCTTGTTTGATGATTGATGGGGGCTACCCCAAGAATCTGGATACCAAGGTCGCTGGTGGCGGGATTCACGTCTTGAAGGGTGGAATCGTTGAGTTCTGCCGCGACATCGGTTGGTCGATGATGGCCATCGCCGAGATGGAGAAACCTCAGCGCCAGATGTTTGCTTGTTTCGCAGAGGCCATGCTGCTCGAGTTCGAGCGCTGTCACACCAACTTCAGCTGGGGGCGCAACAACATCACCCTCGAGAAGATGGATTTCATCGGTGCGGCATCGGTCCGCCATGGGTTCAGCACCCTGAACCTCCATCCCAACCTGCAGGCCACTGCCGCCTGA